Proteins from one Malaya genurostris strain Urasoe2022 chromosome 2, Malgen_1.1, whole genome shotgun sequence genomic window:
- the LOC131430189 gene encoding exosome complex component RRP40, which produces MIALVDQPVLPGYRVEEAIQIAKANKKVVLGPGLRQDNDDAVLVCKSGVLRKKTPNTFWVDCYQKRYVPNRGEIVIGIVTQKAGDIFRVDIGASEPASLSYMAFEGATKKNRPDVNVGDAICARLLIANRDMEPELICVDSHGKKGKLGVLHDGFVFGCSINLVRKILNPKCTFLDLLAKEMAFEMAAGMNGKIWIKGKTVKQTIALGNAILAVEYKTNQEVKELCDDIGNYVAGFA; this is translated from the coding sequence ATGATTGCACTGGTAGATCAGCCGGTTTTACCGGGATACCGCGTGGAGGAAGCAATTCAAATAGCGAAGGCGAACAAAAAAGTTGTGCTCGGACCGGGACTCCGACAGGACAACGACGACGCGGTGTTGGTCTGCAAAAGTGGAGTTTTGCGAAAGAAAACCCCAAACACTTTTTGGGTGGATTGTTACCAGAAACGGTACGTGCCGAATCGTGGTGAAATCGTGATCGGAATTGTAACCCAAAAGGCAGGAGATATCTTCCGGGTCGACataggcgccagcgaaccggcaTCGCTATCGTACATGGCTTTCGAAGGTGCCACCAAGAAGAACCGTCCGGATGTTAACGTAGGGGATGCTATTTGCGCTCGGCTTCTGATAGCAAATCGGGACATGGAACCGGAACTAATTTGCGTGGACTCTCATGGAAAGAAAGGCAAACTGGGCGTACTTCATGATGGTTTTGTTTTTGGTTGTAGCATTAACCTGGTAAGGAAAATTCTGAATCCAAAGTGCACCTTCCTGGATCTGTTGGCGAAAGAAATGGCCTTTGAAATGGCAGCTGGAATGAACGGTAAAATTTGGATAAAGGGCAAAACCGTAAAGCAAACCATCGCGCTGGGAAATGCGATCTTGGCAGTGGAATATAAAACCAATCAGGAAGTGAAAGAACTTTGCGATGATATAGGAAATTACGTAGCTGGTTTTGCATAG
- the LOC131430190 gene encoding zinc finger matrin-type protein 5: MGRKYYCDYCQKHIQRDPDIVRKHNEGVPHLRNKTAHLESLKDPVEILQETATKRPCRTLFTSEECMFGATCRYSHYRPNELVQLQQYASWVDEHKAKRTADIVGKLCSARAITEKFISKRTDKQIKESSEYKPFWTYPEELRERDLPPSLQEIDPTGIDFNNLVGWG, from the exons atgggAAGGAAATATTATTGTGACTATTGTCAGAAGCATATACAGCGTGATCCTGATATAGTACGGAAGCACAATGAAGGAGTCCCACACCTCCGAAATAAAACCGCCCATCTCGAGAGCTTAAAAG ATCCAGTAGAAATTCTACAAGAGACGGCAACGAAAAGGCCATGTAGAACGTTGTTCACATCGGAAGAGTGTATGTTTGGAGCAACGTGCCGCTATAGCCATTACCGCCCCAATGAACTAGTGCAGCTCCAGCAGTATG CTAGTTGGGTGGATGAGCATAAAGCCAAACGTACTGCTGACATTGTgggaaaattgtgttcggccaGAGCTATAACGgaaaaatttatttccaaaCGCACGGataaacaaattaaggaatctaGCGAGTACAAGCCATTCTGGACATACCCCGAGGAACTGAGGGAAAGAGATTTGCCACCGTCATTACAAGAGATCGATCCGACTGGAATAGATTTCAATAACCTGGTTGGTTGGGGCTAA